CGGGTCAGCTACCCGCTGGTCAGCATTGTCCACCTGCTGCGTTCGAGCGAGGCGCGGCCGGCCTGGCAGAATCGTTTCTACCGCTGGGTGGAACAGCGCTACTTGCAGACCCTCGACGGGCTGATTTTCAACAGCAAAACGACCGGCCGTCAGGTCGAAGCTCTGATCGGGCCGGGGTGTCCGAGTGTGGTGGCCTATCCCGGTTGTGATCATCTCCGGCCTACGCTGAGCACCGACGCCATCGCTGCCCGGGCCGAGCAGCCCGGCGCGCTACGGGTGCTGTTTATCGGCAACCTGATTCCGCGTAAGGGCCTGCACGTGCTGATTGAGGCCCTGGCCGGTCTGCCCCGGGCTGACTGGCGGCTCACGGTGATCGGCGCTCTGGACATGGACCCGGCCTATGTCCGTCGGGTGTNNNNNNNNNNNNNNNNNNNNNNNNNNNNNNNNNNNNNNNNNNNNNNNNNNNNNNNNNNNNNNNNNNNNNNNNNNNNNNNNNNNNNNNNNNNNNNNNNNNNNNNNNNNNNNNNNNNNNNNNNNNNNNNNNNNNNNNNNNNNNNNNNNNNNNNNNNNNNNNNNNNNNNNNNNNNNNNNNNNNNNNNNNNNNNNNNNNNNNNNNNNNNNNNNNNNNNNNNNNNNNNNNNNNNNNNNNNNNNNNNNNNNNNNNNNNNNNNGACCGCCGGGACTTGGTGCGGATGAGTCTGGCCGCCCGGCAGCGCTACCACAGCTGCCCGACCTGGGACGACAGCGCGCGCCGCATCCGTCAGTTTCTCTTCAGCCTGGTTGGGCCATGACCCGTTCTCCGCGCTACTCCTACCCCCGCTACCTGGCGGCCAAAAAGAGCCTGGACGACCGCTCGCTCAACCGTCAGGTGTGGCAGCGTTTTACCGAGCTGCTGCCCCGGGCCAGTCAGGACCGGCCCCTGCGTCTGCTTGAGGTCGGGGCCGGTATTGGCACGATGATCGAACGAGTTCTGGAAAAACGGCTGCTGAGCCGGGCGACCTACACCGCCATTGACGCCGACGCGGCCAGTATCGGCACGGCCGCCCGTCGCCTGCCGGGCTGGGCGGCGCAGCACGGATTGCGTGTCAGCCCAGCGAGGCCGCCCGGCTCGTCCTCTCAGGAGCGTGGCTGGCGGCTACGCTTGCAGTCCGGCCACAGCGCTGAGCCGGATGCCGTCCGGGCTGTGACGGTCGAGCTGGAAGCCGTGGAGCTGTCAGCCTTTGTGTGTCGTGAACGGGGGAACCAGACCTGGGACGTGCTGCTCGCCCACGCCTTTCTGGACCTGGTGGACGTGGCCTCGGTCTTACCCGAACTGGTGTCCGTGCTCTCACCTGGTGGGCTGTTGTACTCCAGCCTGACCTTTGACGGGGCGACGATTTTTCAGCCTCAGCTTGAGCCCCGGCTCGACGCCGAGATCGAGGCTCTCTACCACCAGACCATGGACCAGCGGCGCATCGCCGGGGCTCGGTCTGGGGGCAGTCGGGCCGGGCGGCAGCTGTTCGGCCATATGCGGAACGCCGGGCTTGAGGTGGTAGCGGCCGGCAGCTCCGACTGGGTGGTGTTTGCCGGGCCGGACGGCTATCCGGCCGACGAGGCGTATTTTCTGGGCTGCATTCTTGACACGCTCGAGACCGCTCTGGACGGCCATCCCGAGCTTGATACTCGGCGCTTTGCCGACTGGCTGGCCCGGCGGCGCGCTCAGCTTGAGGACGGCTCCTTGGTGTATATCGCCCACCAGCTGGATCTGCTGGGCCGCCTGCCGAAAAAACCCCCTGCCTGAGCAGAGGGTTTTTCAAGAGCCACCCATCGGAGTCGAACCGACGACCTGCTAATTACGAATCAGCTGCTCTACCAACTGAGCTAGGGTGGCAGAATGGACAGGCGCGTCGATGAAGAGGGATAAATGACCGCCGACACAATGTCAATCGGCCTTGTCCGGCGGGCCGAGTCGGGTCAGCAACTCGTGTGCCGCCCGGCTCGGCTCGGCCGCCGCGCTGAGCGCCGAGATGAGGGCGATGCCGTGGGCGCCCGCGCGGCGCACAGCCGCAATCCGGTCGGCCTGTATACCGCCGATGGCGAAGACCGGAACCGGGCTGTGGCGGGCCGCCTGGCGCAGACGCGCCACCCCCTGGGGCTGGCCGTAGTCGGCTTTGGAGGGAGTGAAATACACCGGTCCGAAGACCACAAAATCGGCTCCCTGGGCGGCCGTGATTTCGTCCGGCGAATGGGTCGAGACACCGATCAGTTTGCCTGGGCCGAGTAGCTGGCGGGCCGTGCTGACCGGAAGAGAGGTCTGTCCGAGGTGGACCCCGTCGGCACCAGCCGCCAAGGCCACATCGAGGCGGTCGTTAATCAGCAGCCGGGCCGCATAACGAGCGGTGAGGTCACGCAGCCGGACGGCCAGCCGGTACAGCTCCCCGCCCTCCAGGTCTTTCTCGCGCAGCTGGACGGCGCGAACGCCGCCGTCGAGGGCGGCCTGGACGACATCGTACAGGGGCCGACCGGCCGTCTGGCGGCGGTCGGTGACAATCAATTTATTCGCGGAGACCCTTATTCGAGGAGACCCTGGAGGGGGCTTGAGGCTGTGGCGTACAGCTTCTTGGGCATGCGTCCGGCCAGGAAGGCTTTGCGTCCGGCCTGAATACTCAGCTTCATGGCCTCAGCCATCAGGATGGGATCTGTGGCCGCAGCAATCGCCGTGTTCATCAGGACCGCGTCACAACCCATTTCCAGGGCTACCGCAGCGTCCGAGGCCGTGCCCACCCCGGCGTCGACAATCACCGGTACGGTGCTGTGTTCGCGGATGATCTGGATGTTGTAGGGATTGCGAATCCCCAGCCCCGAGCCGATTGGGGCGGCCAACGGCATGACCGCAGCGCAGCCCATGTCTTCGAGTTTTTTGCACGAGATCGGGTCATCGTGGATATACGGCAGGACGACAAAGCCCTCCTTGACCAGTACCTGGGCTGCCTCCAGGGTGGCCGGAATATCGGGAAAGAGGGTCTTGTCGTCACCGATGACCTCCAGCTTGACCAGATTGCCGACCCCGGCCTCGCGGGCCAGACGGCAGGTCCGAATCGCGTCGTCCGCGGTATAACAGCCGGCGGTGTTGGGCAGAATGGTGTAGGTGCCGGGATCAATGTAGTCGAGCAGATTCTCCTTGGTCGGATCGGTGATATTCACCCGCCGCACCGCAACGGTCACGATCTCGGCCCCCGAGGCTTCGATCGCCCGTTTGGTCTCGGCAAAATCCTTATACTTGCCCGTCCCGACGATGAGGCGCGACTGGTACTCTTTGCCAGCAAGAATGAATGGGTCATGCATGGTCCATCTACCCCGTTGTGTGTTTCCGCGCTTATCCCCCGCCCACAAAGTTGACGACCTCGACCACATCGTCGGCCTGAAGGCGCTGCTGGTCATACTCGGTGCGGGGGATGATGTCTCGATTCACCTCGGCGGCAATGCGCTTATGGGTAAGACCCAGATCGTTGACCAAGTCCGCCAGCGTCCAGCCGTCCTGACACTCGCGCTCTTCGCCGTTAAGGACGATCCTCATAACCGCCTCACCATATGCCTTCGCCTGGAGATTGACAAGCCATACGGACCGTCCCTGGACAAGCTGCGGGGCTTTTGTTATTCCCCTCACACATGCGCAGCCAGACAACACGGAGAAGCCTATGCCGAGCGTCAGCCGTGCGCTGATCAGCGTCAGCGATAAACGCGGAGTGGTCGAGTTTGCCCGCGGCCTGGTCGCCATCGGTATTGAGATTGTGTCAACCGGCGGCACCGCCCGGGCGCTGACCGAGGCCGGTGTGGCGGTGGTGCAGGTCGAGGACTTTACCGGTTTTCCGGAGATGCTTGACGGACGGGTCAAGACCCTGCACCCGCGCATCCATGCCGGGATTCTGCACCGCCGGGACGACCCCCAACATGTCCGGGCGATGAACCAACACGGCTTGCAGCCGATCGATCTGGTGGTCGTGAATCTGTATCCGTTCGAGCAGACGGTCGCCCGCCCCGACTGCTCGTTCGCCGAGGCGATCGAGAATATCGATATTGGCGGACCGTCTCTGCTACGGGCCACGGCCAAGAATCACGCCCACGTCGGGGTGGTGGTTGACCCGGATGATTATCCTCGGGTGCTGAGCGTGCTCCAGACCGACGGCGTCCTGTCTGCCGAGCACAGGCTTGAGCTGGCCAAAAAAGCGTTTCGACTGACCGCCCGCTACGACGCGGCAATTGCCGATTATCTGGGCGGGCTCGACGGCGATGAGGACACGCCGTTTGGCGACACCGTTCACTTCCAGTACGTCAAGGCCCAGGACTTGCGCTACGGCGAAAACCCGCACCAGCGCGCCGCCTTCTACCATGCCCCGGAGATTCGGGAGGCGTGTATTGCCAACGCCCGCCAGCTGCAGGGCAAGGAACTGTCGTTCAATAATATCGTCGATGCCAACGCGGCCTTTGAGTTGCTGCACGAGTTTGAGCAGACTGCGGCGGTGGCCGTCAAGCACACCAACCCGTGTGGCGCGGCCACGTCCGAGACCTCGCTGGCCGAGGCTTTCCGCAAGACCCGGGCGTGCGATCCGGTGTCGATTTTTGGCGGTATTGTCGGCTTCAACCGCGAGCTTGACGCCGACACGGCCGGGGAGATCCTGGACCTCTACCAGCACGGATTTCTGGAGATCGTTCTCGCCCCGGGCTTTTCCGCTCCGGCGCTGGACCTGCTGGCCTCGTCCAAGCGTCTGCGTAATATCCGACTGCTCGAGATCCCGGCGCTGGCCAATCCCCAGCCGGCCCGCTTCGAGGCCAAGCCGGTGGTGGGCGGGCTGCTGCTTCAGGAGCGCGACCGCGGTCGTATCCGGGTCGAAGACTGCCAGGTGGTGACCCAGCGCCGCCCTAGCGCCGAGGAGTATCGGGCGCTGGACTTTGCCTGGCGGATCTGCAAGCACGTCAAGTCGAACGCCATTGTCCTGACCGGACCGGATCAGATCGTCGGGGTTGGGGCGGGTCAGATGAGCCGGGTTGATTCTGCCAAGATTGCCGTGTCCCGGGCGCGGGACTTGGGGCTGGAGACCCGGGGCTCGGTAGTTGGCTCGGACGCCTTCTTTCCCTTTCGGGACGGGCTCGATGTCACGGCTGCGGCCGGGGCGACGGCGGTCATTCAACCCGGCGGCAGCCTGCGCGACGCTGAGGTCATCGCTGCGGCCGACGAGCACGGCATGGCGATGATCTTTGCCGGCATGCGCCATTTTCGGCACTAGCATGAGAGTCCTGGTCATTGGCGGCGGTGGCCGTGAGCACGCGCTGGTGTGGAAGATTCACCACAGCCCGCGGGTGTCCCGGCTCTACTGCGCCCCGGGGAATCCGGGCATGGACGGCTTGGCCGAACTGGTCGCGCTCAGGCCCGAGGACATTCCGGGTCTGGTGCGCTTTGCCCAGGACGAGCGCGTCGACCTGACTGTGGTCGGACCCGAACTACCGCTGAGTCTGGGTCTTGTTGACGCCTTTGAGGCGGTCGGCCTGCGCATCTTTGGCCCGCAGCGTCAGGCCGCACAGCTGGAGGCCAGCAAGGCCTTCACCCGCGAGCTGCTGCGCGCCCAAGGGGTGGCCTCGCCGGCCTTTCACTCCTGTACCGACCCGGACGAGGCGCGCCGCTATGCGGCCAGTGTCGGTCCCCCGCTCGTGGTCAAGGCCGACGGTCTGGCCGCCGGCAAAGGCGTGTTGATCTGTCCCACGCTCGAGGAAGCCGACGCCGCGATTGAGCGGATCATGCGCGAGCGGGCCTTTGGTGCGGCCGGCGAGCGGGTGGTGATTGAGGAGTTTCTGGAGGGCGAGGAAGTCTCTTTCCTGGCCTTGAGCGATGGCACGAGTGTGGTTCCGCTGGCGTCCTCGCAGGATCATAAGCGCGTGTTTGACGCCGACCGGGGGCCGAATACCGGCGGTATGGGTGCCTATTCTCCGGCTCCAGTCATCACGCCGCAGCTGTCCGCACAAATTGTTGATGAGATTTTATACCCCACCCTGCGTGGGCTGAGGCAGCGCGGTATTGTCTACAAAGGGGTCTTGTACGCGGGCTTAATGATGACCCGGGACGGCCCCAAGGTACTCGAATTCAACATTCGTTTTGGCGACCCGGAATGCCAGCCGCTGATGCTCCGCCTCAAGTCGGACTTGGTCGAGGTGCTGGAAGCGGTGATTGATGAACGCCTGGCCGAGGTGTCCCTGGTGTGGGATGCGCGTCCGGCCGTGTGTGTGGTGCTGGCGGCCGACGGTTATCCCGGCGGCTATGAAAAAGGGCTGCCGATCAGCGGCCTCGACACGCTCCGTGACTGGTCGGACGGGGTGGTCTTCCACGCCGGCACGGCAAAACAGGGCGACCGTTTTGTCACCAACGGTGGACGCGTCTTGGGCGTGACCGGCTGTGGTCGTGATTTCCAGGCAGCCCTGGCCACCACCTACGGCGCGGTCGAGCGGATCAGCTGGCCGGGCGTACACTACCGACGTGACATTGGTCGGCGGGCTCTCCAAGAAAGATAATTGTGATAACCTCACGCTATCCAGAAGAGATCACGATTGCCTTTTGCGCTGACTGACAGGACTCATGGCACACATTCGACCCTTTCGCGGTATCCGTTACAATCCGGCCGTGGTCGGCGACCTGCAAGCCCTGGTCTGCCCGCCGTACGATGTCATCTCCGAACGCCAACAGGCTCTGCTCCACAGCCAGAGCCCCTACAACGCGATTCATCTCGACCTGAATCAGGCGGCCGAGCGCTACACCACGGCGGCCGAGCTATGGCGCAGCTGGCGTGAAAAACGGGTCTTGATGCAGGAGCCGGAGCCCGCCCTGTACGTCTACAGCCAGGATTTCAGCCTGCCCGACGGCCGCCCGCGGCGGCGTACCGGGATCTTGGCTGCGGTCCAACTCGAAGAGTTTGCCAGCGGTGTCATTCGCCCTCACGAGCAGACCTTTGAGGACGCCAAAAAAGATCGCCTGGCTTTACTCGAAGCGTGCCAGGCCCAGCTCAGTCCGGTGTTTTTGTTGTACGCGCGCAAAGACTGGTCAATTGAACAGGTGCTGGCCGGGGAACTCGCCGAGCCGATCATCGCCGTCAGCGACGGACAGGCTCACCGACACACCGTCTGGCGGGTGACCAACCCGGCCCGGATCGCCGAGGTAGCGGCGGGTCTGGCTGCGGAGTCGCTGATCATTGCCGACGGCCATCACCGCTACGAGACCGCGCTGCGCTATCGCCGCGAACACCCCGGGGCTCCGCCCGACGCCGCGTTGCGCCACGTGCTGGCGTATGTGACCAACGCCGAGGACGAGGGGGTGGTGATTCTGCCCACCCACCGGCTGATTCACGACGCGCCCCTACCGAGTGTGGATGCACTGCGGGCCGTTTTTAGCCGAGACTTTCGACTCCGACTGTACCCTCGGGATCGGACGGCCGAGTTCTTTGCCGCCCTGGGAGACGGTGCGACCGACTCAGAGCGACGGATCGGCTGTGCGCTGGCCGGTGCCAGACACTACTGGCTGTTGTCCTTTGACGAGCGTATCCATCGGGGCTCGAACCGGTCTGCCGCGCTGCGGGCGGTCGACGTGACGGTGCTCCACGACGTGCTTTTTCAGCGCGTCCTGGGCTTCACGCCTGAGCAGCAGGAAGCAACAGTTTCCTACACCAGCAGCACTCAGGAGGCCCTGCAAGCGGTAGTCGAGCAGCGCTGTCAGGCCGCCTTTTTTCTGAACCCGACTCCATATGACCAAGTGCAACAGGTGTGTGACGGAGGGGAAACTATGCCCCACAAGTCCACCTATTTTTATCCTAAGCTCCTGACCGGCCTAGTGTTTTACAGTCTGGCGGCCGACGCTGGTGAGGGATAAGAGGCGGGATCTGGCGTTGCGACGGAAAAAGCGGACCTGGGCTAGAAACGCCGCCGTCCGCCGCCGCCCCGGCGCTCTTGCGGCCGGGCTTCATTCACTTTGAGCACACGTCCGAGGTGGGTCTGGCTGTCAAAGCGCTTGATGGCCGCTTCGGCCTCCTCTTTAGAACCCATCTCAACAAAGGCAAAGCCTTTGGATTGGCCGGTCCCGCGGTCCGTCACCAGACTGACACTGGCCACGGCGCCGGCTTCTTTGAGCAGCGTCTCAACGTCTGAGGCGCTGGCGCTGTAGGGCAGGTTGCCGACAAACAGGCGGGTTCCACGCGAACGTGGCGGCCCGCCCGACGATCGGCCGGAATCGCCCCCGCCTGAGCGTGAGCCTCTGTCTCGCGGCCCTCCACGCATCAGGCTGGCTTCGTTGACCACGAGGTTATTGCCCTCAACCTCGTGGCCGTTCAGAGCTGTTACGGCGGCTTGAGCGTCTTCGTTGTTGGTCATCTCAACAAAGCCGAAGCCGCGCGACCAGCCGGTTGCTGGGTCGGTGATCAGCTCGGCAGTGGCAATCGAACCGAATGGCGTGAACAAGTCTTCCAATTCGGGAAAGCACAGACGTGAGGGCAAATTTCCAACGTACAGACGTGTGCTCAAGACGACCTCCCTGCCTAGCGTCTCAGATCATACCGCGTCGCGGGTGTCTTACCAGCGTTCGCGACCCTCGCGCGGTCCGCGCGGTTCCTTGGGTTTGGCCTCGTTGACCGTCAGCGGCCGGCCGTTCAACTCATACTCGTGGAAGCGCTCGATGGCCGACTGGGCCTCTTGGTCACTGCCCATTTCGACAAAACCAAACCCGCGCGAACGGCCGGTGAACTTATCCATGATGATATTCACCGATGTCACTGCGCCCGACTGAGCAAAGAGTTCTTCGAGATCCTGATTGGTCGTGCTGAACGGCAGATTGCCAACAAAAAGTTTGTTTGCCACGTTTTCCTCCGTCGTGGTAAAAAAGGCCCGGGAACCCATGAGCGGGTTCCCAGGGCCTTTACTCTCGAACCAACTCACTCAGCGAATACATGGTCAATTAATGACCGCCCGCCACTGTAGCAAATTCTGTCCGGCGAAACAATGCAAAAGAACGGGGCATAAGACGCCGGTCTGAACGGCTACACTTTCGGCTAACTCTGGGCTTGGTTGGCGGCTGTAAACAGCTTGCGGATGTCCCACAGGACAACGGCGCCGACCAGCACAACCTGTGGCGCATCGTTGATCTGGGCGTACAGGCTGCTCTGGACCGGATTGCGGGTGCCGATCTGTAAGCGGCGCGTTTCCTGGCCGTTCAGCTGGAGGGTGATCGAGGCCTGGGGCGGCTTGAGGCCGTATTCGGCCAGCTCGTCCTCTATCCCTTCGACATTGCCGAGGTGGAGCAGCTTACCGAGATTGGTCAGAAAGTCCTGGACCGCTGCGGGCCGGACCGCCCCTCCGGTTACGGCCACCTGCCAGCCGTCCTGGCTGCGCTGGCAGACCAGGTGCTGCTGGTTGTACACCAGCTCGATCCGGGTGACCTCCTCTGCCGTAAAGTTGAGGGCCGGGCGTTCCCGGTCGGTCGCGGCTTGCGGCCCGCCGAGCGGCCGGCTTGCGGGAGCACTGAGATAGGTATAGCTGCCCAGGACCAGCGCAATCAGTCCCAGGAGTATGACCCGTCGACTTTCTGCTGACAGCTTCATCCGCGCTTTCTCCGTCGAACGGCCACAAACAGACCGGCGGCCAGAACCAGGACAGGTTCGAGGACGACCATCAACCAGAAGAAGCGATTCTTCTGCAACTCGGACAGGTACAAGCTCTGGCGGGGGGTCGAGACCCGTTTTTGATCGGGAATGCCGCCCGGGTTGCGACCCATGCTGATCAGCTGCTGGCGATCCAGCATCCAGCCGACCGTATTCATGAAGAAGTCAACATTACCGGGAATACGGGCATAAAAATTATTGACGAAGTCCGAGTCACCCAGCACGACCAGTTTGCCCGACTGCCCGGCACCGACCCTGGCGACCGCCGCGACCGGGATGGGGCCGCGTTCGTCCTCGCCCTCTTTGAAGTGCAGCCCCTCCTGTTCGGCCCGAGCCCTGCTCTTCAGCGCCCAGCTGTCCTTGCTGGAGAAGGCAAACGGCGTGGCTTGGCCGTCCTGAACGCGGACCGGGCGGGTGTAGGGCAGAATTGGCGAGCCACTCAAACGGCGGGGAAACACGTCTTCGGCAAAATCCGAGATAATCGGCATCAGCGGCTCTCCGCCGGCCACGCCGCGTTCTTCGTCAATCACCACGTCGTCGGTCAGGTGCAGTCCGAACCGGGCCAGGTAGGCCGACAGGTGGGGTACGGTAAAGGGGTCGAGCATCAGCAAGGCGTTACCGCCGGCTTCGAGATAGCTGGTCAGGGCCGTCAGCTCGGCCGGCGCCAGGTCGTCTTTGGGTCCGCTGACAATGACGAGGTCGGCGTCTGCGGGCACCTGCTGGGTCCGCAGCAGGGCCAGGGGACGGACCTGGTAGTTTTCGGTTTCCAGAACCTGCCGGACCACCCCGTAGCCGTTGCGTTCCTGGCCGTCGCCCGGATTGTTCTCGCCGTGGCCGACCAGGAAATAGACGATCTTCTGCGTCTGTGAGACGCGCAGCAGCGCGTTCAGCATGCGTTCCTCATCCACCATCGGCAGGGTGACCCGATTGTCGGCCGACTCCAGAACAACCGTCCCGTAGGCTGTGACCCCATAGCGCTGGGCCAGGCCCGGGGCACGGTCCAGGTCGTACAGCCGGTACTGGAACAGCGCGTTTTCGTGGTGCATCAGGCTGAGCAACTCGTCGTGCTTTTCGCGGTCGCCACGGCGGTAAAAGACGCTGGCCTGGATGGGAAAGGTGATGCCCTCCAGGGTTTGCACGGTGATGGGAGCCAGGCTGTATTTCTGGGTCGGGGTGAGATCGAAGCGGGCGTTCCAGCGGCCGAGCAGGCTGCCCAGCGAAAAGACGATCACCAGCACGAAGGCAATCTCAAGCCCCAGCAGACAGCCGCGTCGCACCGTCTCCGCGCCCGGCCACAGACCGCTCCCGGGGTCCGGAGCGGCCATATTTTCTAACGTGTCCCGCGCCATTTCCTCGACTCCGTGGAGCGTAGGGTGAGATACAGAAACACCAGGGTGACCATGACGAAGAAGAAGACATCCTTGGTATTAATCACGCCCTTGGCAAACGACTCAAAGCGGTCAAACAGCGAAATCCCCAGCAGCTCTTCCCCGACCGCCTCCTCATTCCAGGTCAGAAACCACCAGGAGACCAGCACCGCATAGGTCGACATGGCGCTGACCAGCTGATTCTCGGTCAGCGACGAAATGAACGTGCCGCAGGCGATAAAGGCCGCGCCCAACAGCAGGATGCCGAGATAGCCGGCCAGGGGCGGTCCCCAGGCAAAGGCGTGGATCGTTGACAACAGCAGGGGGTAGAACAGGGTGGCGGCGACCATCAGGAAAAATACAAAAAAACTGGCCAGGAACTTGCCCAGAATGATGTGGGAGTCCTTGAGCGGATAGGTCCACAGCAGCTCGATCGTCCCCAGCTTTTTTTCCTCGGCAAACAGGCGCATGGTGAGCAGGGGCAGGATGAGCAGGCTGAAAAAACGCACGTCCTGAAAATAGTAGAACCACAGCGAGGTGGTGATATCCATGAAGTCACCGAACAGATCGTAGAAGATCATATCAGTGTAGAAAAAGTACCCGGCCAGGACCAGAAAGGCCATGGACAGGGCGTAGGCGATGAATGAGCCGTAGTACAGCTGCAGCTCTTTTTTGAAAACGCACCAGAATTTCATCGTTTCGCTCAGCCTGACGGGCAACCACAGAGGGTTGCCCCTACTCGGCCACCACACGCCTCTACGTTTGTTCTCCCTGAGCCTGCCGGATCAGCTGCAAGTACATATCTTCCAGGGTTGGCTCCAGAGAGCGGAGTTCCAGCAAACCGCAGCCCTGCTTGAGGACCGCCCGACTGATCTCGGTTCGTATCTCCTCCCCCTGGTGTTCGACGATCCAGCAGCTCTTTCCGTTTGCTTGACCAGGTTCCTCATCCTGGTCGGGATGCACCTGCACCACGCCGGGCAGACGAGCCAGCACGTCTGGAACAGACTGAGCCTGGGCGCCGCTCACCTCGACCCGAATCTGACGGTTACGGCCCAGCTGGCTGCGCAGGGTGTCCAGGGATTCCGAGGCCAGAATGCGGCCGCGGTTGATGATAATGACCCGATCACACACCGAGCTGACCTCAGACAGGATATGGGTCGAGAGAATGACCGTTCGCTCTGATCCCAAGTCACGGATCAATTTGCGAATCTCCACCACCTGGGCCGGATCGAGACCAATCGTCGGCTCGTCGAGGATCAGGACCTGGGGTTTGTGCATCAGCGCCTGGGCAATGCCGACCCGCTGGCGATAGCCCTTGGACAGGTGGCCGATGACACGACCGCTGACCTCTCGCAAGCCGCAGGCTTCAACGACGGCGCCGACCGCGCTCTTGCGTTCGGAGCGGGGGACATCTTTTGCCTCGGCCACAAAATTCAAAAAGCTCCGAACCG
The genomic region above belongs to Desulfurellaceae bacterium and contains:
- a CDS encoding glycosyltransferase; translation: MRVGLLIYGSLDILTGGFLYDRLLVDYLRREGDEVEVISLPWRTYGRHLSDNVSAAFFRRLCRASCDVLIQDELNHPSVWWLNRRLKPRVSYPLVSIVHLLRSSEARPAWQNRFYRWVEQRYLQTLDGLIFNSKTTGRQVEALIGPGCPSVVAYPGCDHLRPTLSTDAIAARAEQPGALRVLFIGNLIPRKGLHVLIEALAGLPRADWRLTVIGALDMDPAYVRRV
- a CDS encoding class I SAM-dependent methyltransferase; its protein translation is MTRSPRYSYPRYLAAKKSLDDRSLNRQVWQRFTELLPRASQDRPLRLLEVGAGIGTMIERVLEKRLLSRATYTAIDADAASIGTAARRLPGWAAQHGLRVSPARPPGSSSQERGWRLRLQSGHSAEPDAVRAVTVELEAVELSAFVCRERGNQTWDVLLAHAFLDLVDVASVLPELVSVLSPGGLLYSSLTFDGATIFQPQLEPRLDAEIEALYHQTMDQRRIAGARSGGSRAGRQLFGHMRNAGLEVVAAGSSDWVVFAGPDGYPADEAYFLGCILDTLETALDGHPELDTRRFADWLARRRAQLEDGSLVYIAHQLDLLGRLPKKPPA
- the thiE gene encoding thiamine phosphate synthase — translated: MIVTDRRQTAGRPLYDVVQAALDGGVRAVQLREKDLEGGELYRLAVRLRDLTARYAARLLINDRLDVALAAGADGVHLGQTSLPVSTARQLLGPGKLIGVSTHSPDEITAAQGADFVVFGPVYFTPSKADYGQPQGVARLRQAARHSPVPVFAIGGIQADRIAAVRRAGAHGIALISALSAAAEPSRAAHELLTRLGPPDKAD
- a CDS encoding thiazole synthase, which translates into the protein MHDPFILAGKEYQSRLIVGTGKYKDFAETKRAIEASGAEIVTVAVRRVNITDPTKENLLDYIDPGTYTILPNTAGCYTADDAIRTCRLAREAGVGNLVKLEVIGDDKTLFPDIPATLEAAQVLVKEGFVVLPYIHDDPISCKKLEDMGCAAVMPLAAPIGSGLGIRNPYNIQIIREHSTVPVIVDAGVGTASDAAVALEMGCDAVLMNTAIAAATDPILMAEAMKLSIQAGRKAFLAGRMPKKLYATASSPLQGLLE
- the thiS gene encoding sulfur carrier protein ThiS yields the protein MRIVLNGEERECQDGWTLADLVNDLGLTHKRIAAEVNRDIIPRTEYDQQRLQADDVVEVVNFVGGG
- the purH gene encoding bifunctional phosphoribosylaminoimidazolecarboxamide formyltransferase/IMP cyclohydrolase, giving the protein MPSVSRALISVSDKRGVVEFARGLVAIGIEIVSTGGTARALTEAGVAVVQVEDFTGFPEMLDGRVKTLHPRIHAGILHRRDDPQHVRAMNQHGLQPIDLVVVNLYPFEQTVARPDCSFAEAIENIDIGGPSLLRATAKNHAHVGVVVDPDDYPRVLSVLQTDGVLSAEHRLELAKKAFRLTARYDAAIADYLGGLDGDEDTPFGDTVHFQYVKAQDLRYGENPHQRAAFYHAPEIREACIANARQLQGKELSFNNIVDANAAFELLHEFEQTAAVAVKHTNPCGAATSETSLAEAFRKTRACDPVSIFGGIVGFNRELDADTAGEILDLYQHGFLEIVLAPGFSAPALDLLASSKRLRNIRLLEIPALANPQPARFEAKPVVGGLLLQERDRGRIRVEDCQVVTQRRPSAEEYRALDFAWRICKHVKSNAIVLTGPDQIVGVGAGQMSRVDSAKIAVSRARDLGLETRGSVVGSDAFFPFRDGLDVTAAAGATAVIQPGGSLRDAEVIAAADEHGMAMIFAGMRHFRH
- the purD gene encoding phosphoribosylamine--glycine ligase, yielding MRVLVIGGGGREHALVWKIHHSPRVSRLYCAPGNPGMDGLAELVALRPEDIPGLVRFAQDERVDLTVVGPELPLSLGLVDAFEAVGLRIFGPQRQAAQLEASKAFTRELLRAQGVASPAFHSCTDPDEARRYAASVGPPLVVKADGLAAGKGVLICPTLEEADAAIERIMRERAFGAAGERVVIEEFLEGEEVSFLALSDGTSVVPLASSQDHKRVFDADRGPNTGGMGAYSPAPVITPQLSAQIVDEILYPTLRGLRQRGIVYKGVLYAGLMMTRDGPKVLEFNIRFGDPECQPLMLRLKSDLVEVLEAVIDERLAEVSLVWDARPAVCVVLAADGYPGGYEKGLPISGLDTLRDWSDGVVFHAGTAKQGDRFVTNGGRVLGVTGCGRDFQAALATTYGAVERISWPGVHYRRDIGRRALQER
- a CDS encoding DUF1015 domain-containing protein; its protein translation is MAHIRPFRGIRYNPAVVGDLQALVCPPYDVISERQQALLHSQSPYNAIHLDLNQAAERYTTAAELWRSWREKRVLMQEPEPALYVYSQDFSLPDGRPRRRTGILAAVQLEEFASGVIRPHEQTFEDAKKDRLALLEACQAQLSPVFLLYARKDWSIEQVLAGELAEPIIAVSDGQAHRHTVWRVTNPARIAEVAAGLAAESLIIADGHHRYETALRYRREHPGAPPDAALRHVLAYVTNAEDEGVVILPTHRLIHDAPLPSVDALRAVFSRDFRLRLYPRDRTAEFFAALGDGATDSERRIGCALAGARHYWLLSFDERIHRGSNRSAALRAVDVTVLHDVLFQRVLGFTPEQQEATVSYTSSTQEALQAVVEQRCQAAFFLNPTPYDQVQQVCDGGETMPHKSTYFYPKLLTGLVFYSLAADAGEG
- a CDS encoding RNA-binding protein, whose amino-acid sequence is MANKLFVGNLPFSTTNQDLEELFAQSGAVTSVNIIMDKFTGRSRGFGFVEMGSDQEAQSAIERFHEYELNGRPLTVNEAKPKEPRGPREGRERW
- a CDS encoding DUF4340 domain-containing protein, which translates into the protein MKLSAESRRVILLGLIALVLGSYTYLSAPASRPLGGPQAATDRERPALNFTAEEVTRIELVYNQQHLVCQRSQDGWQVAVTGGAVRPAAVQDFLTNLGKLLHLGNVEGIEDELAEYGLKPPQASITLQLNGQETRRLQIGTRNPVQSSLYAQINDAPQVVLVGAVVLWDIRKLFTAANQAQS